One genomic segment of Actinoplanes ianthinogenes includes these proteins:
- a CDS encoding phytoene desaturase family protein has translation MDTVDAIVVGAGHNGLVAANLLADAGWTVRVLETSGEPGGAVRSGEVTAPGYLSDLFSAFYPLGYASPVLRELGLDRHGLAWTHAPAVLSHLLPDGRAATISRDLAETMASMETFAAGDGERWRNAYRDWAAVSDRMLEVILRPFPPVRAGLGLARQLGPGDALRLGRRLVLSARELGSELFSGEGARVALAGCALHTDLSPEEAGGGVYGWLLTMLGQQVGWPAPVGGAGELTAALVRRLRSRGGEIVYRAPVRRVLVARGRAMGVRTADGRDWRATRAVVADVPAPALFLDLVGERWLPGRMVEDLAHFRWDGATVKVDWALDGPIPWKNAAVGGAGTVHLGADLNGLTRYSGKIATGEVPEDPFLLLGQMTTTDQSRSPAGTETAWAYTHLPHRAQWPADEIAAHVERIEAVIEEQAPGFRSRVVGRHVFAPGDLERENPSLVGGALGGGTSAAFQQLFFRPVPGLGRADTPVDRLYLSSSSAHPGGGVHGAPGANAARAALARDRGLTGAAYRGLVERAQRVIYR, from the coding sequence GTGGACACGGTTGATGCGATTGTCGTCGGCGCCGGGCACAACGGGCTGGTGGCGGCGAACCTGCTGGCGGACGCCGGCTGGACGGTGCGGGTGCTGGAGACCTCCGGTGAGCCCGGCGGTGCGGTGCGTTCCGGGGAGGTGACCGCGCCGGGCTACCTGTCCGACCTGTTCAGCGCGTTCTATCCGCTGGGCTACGCCTCGCCGGTGCTGCGCGAGCTGGGACTGGACCGGCACGGGCTGGCCTGGACGCATGCCCCGGCCGTGCTCAGTCACCTGCTCCCGGACGGGCGGGCCGCGACGATCAGCCGGGACCTGGCGGAGACCATGGCGTCGATGGAGACGTTCGCGGCCGGGGACGGCGAACGGTGGCGGAACGCGTACCGGGACTGGGCGGCCGTCTCCGACCGCATGCTGGAGGTGATCCTGCGGCCGTTCCCGCCGGTCCGGGCCGGTCTCGGCCTGGCCCGGCAGCTGGGCCCCGGTGACGCCCTCCGGCTGGGCCGGCGGCTGGTGCTGTCCGCGCGGGAGCTGGGCTCGGAGCTGTTCAGCGGGGAGGGCGCCCGGGTGGCGCTGGCCGGTTGCGCTCTGCACACCGACCTGTCCCCGGAGGAGGCCGGCGGCGGGGTGTACGGCTGGCTGCTCACCATGCTCGGCCAGCAGGTCGGCTGGCCGGCGCCGGTCGGTGGGGCGGGCGAGCTGACCGCGGCCCTGGTCCGGCGGCTGCGGTCGCGCGGCGGGGAGATCGTGTATCGGGCGCCGGTGCGCCGGGTGCTGGTGGCGCGCGGGCGCGCGATGGGCGTTCGGACCGCGGACGGGCGGGACTGGCGGGCCACCCGGGCGGTGGTGGCCGACGTGCCGGCGCCGGCGCTGTTCCTGGACCTGGTCGGGGAGCGGTGGCTGCCCGGGCGGATGGTGGAGGACCTGGCGCACTTCCGGTGGGACGGTGCGACGGTGAAGGTGGACTGGGCCCTGGACGGGCCGATCCCGTGGAAGAACGCGGCGGTCGGCGGGGCCGGGACGGTGCACCTGGGCGCGGACCTGAACGGGTTGACGCGATACTCCGGGAAGATCGCCACCGGGGAGGTGCCGGAGGATCCGTTCCTGCTGCTCGGGCAGATGACCACGACTGATCAGAGCCGGTCACCGGCCGGGACCGAGACGGCCTGGGCGTACACCCATCTGCCGCATCGGGCGCAGTGGCCGGCCGACGAGATCGCGGCGCACGTCGAGCGGATCGAGGCGGTGATCGAGGAGCAGGCGCCCGGGTTCCGGAGCCGGGTCGTGGGGCGGCACGTGTTCGCGCCCGGCGATCTGGAGCGGGAGAACCCGTCGCTGGTCGGCGGTGCGCTCGGGGGCGGGACGTCGGCGGCGTTCCAGCAGCTGTTCTTCCGGCCGGTGCCCGGGCTGGGCCGGGCGGACACACCGGTGGACCGGCTGTATCTGAGCAGCTCGTCGGCACATCCGGGTGGTGGCGTGCACGGGGCGCCCGGGGCCAACGCGGCGCGGGCGGCACTGGCCCGGGACAGGGGGCTGACCGGTGCGGCGTACCGGGGGCTGGTGGAGCGGGCCCAGCGGGTGATCTACCGCTGA
- a CDS encoding SRPBCC family protein, which translates to MTRTVNAPPAQVFAILADGWSYSDWVVGTTHIRDVEQDWPGPGSRLHHKVGPWPFSLHDSSTVLECVPDRELKIRAGLWPLGEAVVDIVLEPESSGGTRVVMHEDFESGPLLWIRNKVNDLLLHQRNVEALRRLADLAEAQR; encoded by the coding sequence GTGACGCGTACCGTGAACGCCCCGCCCGCCCAGGTCTTCGCCATCCTCGCCGACGGCTGGTCGTACAGCGACTGGGTGGTCGGCACCACCCACATCCGCGACGTCGAGCAGGACTGGCCCGGCCCCGGTTCGAGACTGCACCACAAGGTCGGCCCCTGGCCGTTCTCCCTGCACGACTCGTCGACCGTGCTGGAGTGCGTCCCGGACCGCGAGCTGAAGATCCGGGCCGGCCTCTGGCCGCTCGGCGAGGCCGTCGTCGACATCGTCCTGGAGCCGGAGTCCTCCGGCGGGACCCGAGTGGTGATGCACGAGGACTTCGAGTCCGGCCCGCTGCTCTGGATCCGCAACAAGGTCAACGACCTGCTGCTGCACCAGCGCAACGTCGAGGCGCTGCGCCGGCTCGCCGACCTGGCGGAGGCTCAGCGGTAG